In Nocardioides sp. zg-1228, a single window of DNA contains:
- a CDS encoding GntR family transcriptional regulator — MTERRVPLHETVERALRERLDSRDLRPGDLFPSEAALQQEFAVSRSVVRQALASLEADGLVTKVQGKGSVVAEHREVRRDVLRSGLTLQAGDGAVTTRVTSYGLVPRPDHLVSITGAQVLELGRVRAVGGVVLSYIRTWLPADVADAISADDLVDASLHRLLAERLGREVAGGHNQVRAVPATESLAERLHATPGAPLLLLEGRSVDRSGVVLEEFSTWHRGDLAAFDVEAVPPSAGREGADGERIERLTRTARELLAELETLR, encoded by the coding sequence GTGACCGAGCGCCGCGTCCCCCTCCACGAGACGGTCGAGCGCGCGCTCCGCGAGCGCCTCGACAGCCGCGACCTCCGGCCGGGGGACCTGTTCCCCAGCGAGGCGGCGCTCCAGCAGGAGTTCGCCGTCTCGCGGTCGGTGGTGCGCCAGGCGCTCGCCAGCCTGGAGGCCGACGGGCTCGTCACGAAGGTGCAGGGCAAGGGCTCCGTGGTCGCCGAGCACCGCGAGGTGCGCCGCGACGTGCTGCGCTCTGGGCTCACGCTGCAGGCGGGGGACGGCGCCGTCACCACCCGCGTGACGTCCTACGGACTGGTCCCGCGCCCCGACCACCTCGTCTCCATCACCGGGGCGCAGGTCCTGGAGCTCGGCCGGGTCCGCGCAGTGGGTGGCGTGGTGCTCAGCTACATCCGCACCTGGCTGCCCGCAGACGTCGCCGACGCGATCAGCGCCGACGACCTGGTCGACGCCTCCCTGCACCGACTGCTGGCCGAGCGGCTCGGGCGCGAGGTGGCCGGCGGGCACAACCAGGTGCGCGCCGTGCCGGCCACCGAGTCGCTCGCCGAGCGGCTGCACGCGACGCCCGGCGCGCCGCTGCTGCTGCTCGAGGGCCGTAGCGTCGACCGGTCGGGAGTGGTGCTCGAGGAGTTCTCGACCTGGCACCGCGGCGACCTCGCGGCGTTCGACGTCGAGGCGGTGCCGCCGTCGGCGGGCCGCGAGGGTGCCGACGGGGAGCGGATCGAGCGGCTGACCCGGACCGCGCGCGAGCTCCTGGCCGAGCTCGAGACGCTGCGCTGA
- the pdxA gene encoding 4-hydroxythreonine-4-phosphate dehydrogenase PdxA: MSTSTSTPAPTPGTLPVLGLTLGDVAGIGPEITLRTLLEHPDLREECVPVVVGDAGALRRAAPYVGVDPDVIVTLERAGDATNDPGLVEVVQIGEPMPEVPIGELSAVAGDGSYRFVVAACDLAKAGEIDGIVTAPLNKAAMHAGGHKYPGHTELLAEQFGVDNFSLVLSAGDLYFFHLTTHVSLQQAIAGITPQRTDDVLDLVSAFADALGRPGTPIGVAGLNPHAGENRLFGDEDADVLEPAVRRAQERGIAAVGPLPADALIPQAVQGKWELVVVCYHDQGHAPFKAVYGDDGVNITVGLPVVRVSVDHGTAFDIAGKGIAREASLVLAARRAAALAPGWDAVWRTAQRVEA, from the coding sequence ATGAGCACGTCCACCAGCACCCCCGCCCCCACCCCGGGGACCCTGCCCGTCCTCGGCCTCACCCTGGGCGACGTCGCCGGCATCGGCCCGGAGATCACCCTGCGCACGCTGCTCGAGCACCCCGACCTCCGCGAGGAGTGCGTCCCGGTCGTGGTGGGCGACGCCGGTGCCCTGCGCCGCGCCGCGCCGTACGTCGGCGTCGACCCCGACGTGATCGTCACCCTCGAACGCGCCGGAGACGCGACCAACGACCCCGGCCTCGTGGAGGTCGTGCAGATCGGCGAGCCGATGCCCGAGGTCCCGATCGGCGAGCTCAGCGCCGTGGCCGGCGACGGGTCCTACCGGTTCGTGGTGGCGGCGTGCGACCTCGCCAAGGCCGGCGAGATCGACGGCATCGTCACCGCGCCGCTCAACAAGGCGGCCATGCACGCGGGCGGCCACAAGTACCCCGGTCACACCGAGCTGCTCGCCGAGCAGTTCGGCGTCGACAACTTCTCCCTCGTCCTGTCGGCCGGCGACCTCTACTTCTTCCACCTCACCACCCACGTCTCGCTGCAGCAGGCGATCGCCGGCATCACGCCGCAGCGCACCGACGACGTGCTCGACCTGGTCTCGGCCTTCGCCGACGCCCTCGGGCGACCCGGCACCCCCATCGGCGTCGCGGGGCTCAACCCCCACGCCGGCGAGAACCGGCTCTTCGGCGACGAGGACGCCGACGTCCTCGAGCCGGCCGTGCGCCGGGCCCAGGAGCGCGGCATCGCCGCCGTCGGCCCGCTGCCGGCCGACGCCCTGATCCCGCAGGCCGTCCAGGGCAAGTGGGAGCTCGTCGTGGTCTGCTACCACGACCAGGGCCACGCGCCGTTCAAGGCGGTCTACGGCGACGACGGCGTCAACATCACCGTGGGGCTGCCCGTCGTGCGCGTCTCGGTGGACCACGGCACCGCGTTCGACATCGCCGGCAAGGGGATCGCGCGCGAGGCCAGCCTCGTGCTGGCCGCCCGCCGCGCGGCCGCGCTCGCGCCGGGCTGGGACGCCGTGTGGCGCACCGCCCAGCGCGTCGAGGCCTGA
- a CDS encoding four-carbon acid sugar kinase family protein, which produces MKVLILADDLTGASDTVVSFARSGWSSLLSLSGGWTRTPDEDAVAVTLDTRRDPRAAEVTAQAVADLAGDRLYLKIDSTVRGTVAEQVRGAVRGRRRARPGAFAVLCPAYPAMGRSVEDGHVLVEGRPVHEGPAGSDPVTPVTESELTRLVPGSVRATGHDLVAAVREAARDHDVVVVDARDQADLDALAAAIDEIGPDAIPVGSAGLAIALARTWQDGPEPQRRPVAIAADASALVVVSSLHEAARRQVEALRADTERLGVDLLVTPSEREDGSAVRQARELARQAVDALAGGRHGLLVLVGGDGAAQTLLALGATGINVADAPVEGVPAGTLVGGPHDGLPIATKAGGFGTSSTLVQLIDAVRVTQGAPS; this is translated from the coding sequence GTGAAGGTCCTCATCCTCGCCGACGACCTGACAGGGGCGAGCGACACCGTCGTGTCGTTCGCCCGGTCCGGGTGGTCGTCGCTGCTGTCGCTCAGCGGCGGGTGGACGCGTACGCCCGACGAGGACGCCGTGGCCGTCACGCTGGACACGCGACGCGACCCGCGCGCCGCCGAGGTGACCGCCCAGGCCGTCGCCGACCTCGCGGGGGACCGGCTCTACCTCAAGATCGACTCCACCGTGCGGGGCACCGTCGCCGAGCAGGTACGCGGCGCGGTGCGCGGGCGGCGGCGCGCCCGGCCCGGGGCGTTCGCGGTGCTCTGCCCCGCCTACCCCGCCATGGGCCGCTCCGTCGAGGACGGCCACGTGCTCGTGGAGGGGCGGCCCGTGCACGAGGGCCCCGCCGGCTCCGACCCGGTCACCCCGGTGACCGAGTCCGAGCTCACGCGCCTCGTCCCCGGCTCCGTCCGCGCGACGGGGCACGACCTCGTCGCGGCCGTACGCGAGGCCGCCCGTGACCACGACGTCGTGGTCGTCGACGCGCGCGACCAGGCCGACCTCGACGCCCTCGCCGCCGCGATCGACGAGATCGGTCCCGACGCGATCCCCGTGGGCTCGGCAGGCCTTGCCATCGCCCTCGCCCGCACCTGGCAGGACGGCCCCGAGCCGCAGCGGCGCCCCGTCGCCATCGCGGCGGACGCGTCCGCGCTCGTCGTCGTCTCCTCCCTGCACGAGGCGGCCCGCAGGCAGGTCGAGGCGCTGCGCGCCGACACCGAGCGCCTCGGCGTCGACCTGCTCGTCACCCCGTCGGAGCGCGAGGACGGCTCCGCGGTCCGTCAGGCGCGTGAGCTCGCCCGGCAGGCGGTCGACGCGCTCGCCGGGGGACGCCACGGCCTGCTGGTCCTCGTCGGCGGAGACGGCGCCGCCCAGACCCTCCTCGCCCTCGGTGCCACCGGCATCAACGTCGCCGACGCCCCCGTCGAGGGCGTGCCCGCCGGGACCCTCGTCGGCGGCCCGCACGACGGGCTGCCGATCGCGACCAAGGCCGGCGGCTTCGGCACCTCCTCGACCCTCGTCCAGCTGATCGACGCCGTACGCGTCACCCAAGGAGCCCCCTCATGA
- a CDS encoding 2-keto-3-deoxygluconate permease, which produces MTDVSHDREPDREIVPLYQMMNRIPGGLMLIPLIIGSLLGTFAMGFLEMGSFTTALFQQSALPLIALLIFATGTQVTIKTSGPVLATAGVVLIFKSIIPATLVILLGQLVGLDGILGVSILALLVAVDNSNGGLWLAFTGRYGDKRDRGAYIASALNDGPFFSMLFLGASGLADIPVSAMVAAVIPFLLGMLVGNLNPHWREVLRPTPAIVIPFFALALGTGIDLNNIVKGGLSGLVVGLVVAPFTGLLVYIGYRFVLRRGYRSGIGFAAGTTAGNAIATPAIIGMADPSFQPYVETATAQVAASVLVTAILAPLLASLALKREGGLLTEEEIDRIDEMDLGVKEPQL; this is translated from the coding sequence ATGACCGACGTCTCCCACGACCGCGAGCCCGACCGCGAGATCGTCCCGCTCTACCAGATGATGAACCGCATCCCCGGCGGGCTGATGCTGATCCCGCTGATCATCGGCTCGCTGCTGGGCACGTTCGCGATGGGCTTCCTGGAGATGGGCTCCTTCACGACCGCCCTGTTCCAGCAGAGCGCGCTGCCCCTGATCGCGCTGCTGATCTTCGCGACCGGCACCCAGGTCACGATCAAGACCAGCGGGCCGGTGCTCGCCACCGCGGGCGTCGTGCTGATCTTCAAGAGCATCATCCCCGCCACGCTGGTGATCCTGCTCGGGCAGCTCGTGGGCCTCGACGGCATCCTGGGCGTGTCGATCCTCGCCCTGCTCGTCGCCGTCGACAACAGCAACGGCGGCCTCTGGCTGGCGTTCACCGGTCGCTACGGCGACAAGCGTGACCGTGGCGCCTACATCGCCTCCGCGCTCAACGACGGCCCGTTCTTCTCGATGCTGTTCCTCGGCGCCTCCGGCCTGGCCGACATCCCCGTCTCGGCGATGGTCGCCGCGGTGATCCCGTTCCTGCTCGGCATGCTGGTCGGCAACCTCAACCCGCACTGGCGCGAGGTGCTGCGGCCCACCCCCGCCATCGTGATCCCGTTCTTCGCCCTGGCGCTGGGCACCGGCATCGACCTCAACAACATCGTCAAGGGCGGCCTCTCCGGCCTCGTCGTGGGTCTGGTGGTCGCGCCGTTCACCGGCCTGCTGGTCTACATCGGCTACCGCTTCGTGCTGCGCCGCGGCTACCGCTCCGGCATCGGCTTCGCCGCGGGCACCACCGCGGGCAACGCCATCGCGACCCCGGCGATCATCGGCATGGCCGACCCGTCGTTCCAGCCCTACGTGGAGACCGCGACCGCCCAGGTCGCCGCATCGGTCCTGGTGACCGCGATCCTGGCGCCGCTGCTCGCCTCCCTGGCCCTCAAGCGCGAGGGCGGCCTGCTCACCGAGGAGGAGATCGACCGGATCGACGAGATGGACCTCGGGGTCAAGGAACCCCAGTTGTGA
- a CDS encoding GNAT family N-acetyltransferase yields MHVSSLGFRTDLALLTASGSTVEDRGTHLVVRTPANPTYYWGNFLLLAEAPVPGGEREVVAAFRTEFPEAGHVSIGIDRPDLTPEARAAFEAAGLVVDVASVLTATDLVAPREVDEVGAEVRALQSEEDWESRARLSYAIEDRDDEESHLRFARGRNVQEQLLATAGRGARFGVFVDGEVVSTAAAFTTEEGVARFQSVETHPEHRRKGLAAAAVHAAGRYALDRLGARTLVIVADDDGEAIGVYRRLGFADVERQLMLERRAGGPRTA; encoded by the coding sequence ATGCACGTCAGTTCGCTCGGCTTCCGCACCGACCTCGCCCTCCTGACCGCCTCCGGCAGCACCGTGGAGGACCGCGGCACCCACCTCGTGGTCCGCACCCCGGCCAACCCGACCTACTACTGGGGCAACTTCCTGCTCCTCGCCGAGGCTCCCGTGCCCGGCGGCGAGCGGGAGGTGGTGGCGGCGTTCCGCACCGAGTTCCCCGAGGCGGGCCACGTCAGCATCGGCATCGACCGGCCCGACCTCACGCCCGAGGCGCGCGCGGCGTTCGAGGCTGCCGGGCTCGTGGTCGACGTCGCGTCGGTGCTCACCGCGACCGACCTCGTGGCCCCGCGCGAGGTGGACGAGGTGGGCGCCGAGGTCCGAGCGCTGCAGTCCGAGGAGGACTGGGAGAGCCGGGCGCGCCTGAGCTATGCGATCGAGGACCGCGACGACGAGGAGTCGCACCTGCGCTTCGCGCGCGGGCGCAACGTCCAGGAGCAGCTGCTCGCGACGGCCGGTCGGGGCGCGCGGTTCGGCGTCTTCGTCGACGGCGAGGTCGTCAGCACCGCAGCCGCCTTCACCACCGAGGAGGGCGTGGCCCGCTTCCAGAGCGTCGAGACGCACCCCGAGCACCGGCGCAAGGGCCTGGCCGCCGCGGCCGTCCATGCGGCGGGGCGGTACGCCCTCGACCGGCTCGGTGCTCGCACGCTGGTGATCGTCGCCGACGACGACGGGGAGGCCATCGGCGTCTACCGCCGCCTCGGCTTCGCCGACGTCGAGCGCCAGCTCATGCTCGAGCGACGCGCCGGCGGTCCCCGGACGGCGTAG
- a CDS encoding phosphoketolase family protein — protein sequence MATLTDEQVQDLDLWFRAANYLSVGQIYLLDNPLLERPLEREDIKPRLLGHWGTTPGLNLVWTHLNRLIRERDVEAIILCGPGHGGPAAVANAWLEGTYSEVYPAIGEDRSGMSRLFRQFSFPGGIPSHVAPETPGSIHEGGELGYVLSHAYGAAMDNPDLVVTAVVGDGEFETGPLATSWHGNKFVDPVHDGAVLPILSLNGWKIANPTVPARIHRDELESLLRGFGHHVITVEGDDPADVHRQMAAAMDEAHDMIREIWRAAREDGDVERRPWPMILLVTPKGWTGPREVDGKQVEGTWRAHQVPLAGTRENDAHRAQLEEWLRSYRPDELFDSEGTPVEAVRALAPSGNRRMSANPHANGGLLKRPLRLPDWRTSAVGVERPGGSIHEPTRVLGQWLVGVVRDNDTNFRIFGPDETASNRLDAVYEVTDKVWAADILPVDEHLAHSGRVLEILSEHTCQGWLEGYLLTGRHGLFSCYEAFIHIVDSMLNQHAKWLKTTREIEWRPRIASLNYLLSSHVWRQDHNGFSHQDPGFIDHVVNKKAEVVRVYLPPDANTLLSTMSHCFESEHYVNVVVAGKQPTFDWLDAEQADLHCARGLGIWDWASNDDGEPDVVVAAAGDVPTVEALAAVSLLREHLPELRVRFVNVVDLMRLQDEREHPHGLSGRDFDTLFTTDKPVIFAYHGYPWLIHRLTYRRTNHDNIHVRGYKEEGTTTTPFDMVMMNDTDRYHLVMDVIDRVPGLGQRAASVHQLMADTRRRARQWTREHGDDLPEVRDWRWDPAADPRRGASPSTTAEPDTSADNL from the coding sequence ATGGCTACCCTCACCGACGAGCAGGTCCAGGATCTCGACCTCTGGTTCCGCGCGGCCAACTACCTCTCCGTCGGGCAGATCTACCTGCTCGACAACCCGCTGCTCGAGCGCCCCCTCGAGCGAGAGGACATCAAGCCACGGCTGCTGGGCCACTGGGGCACCACCCCCGGGCTCAACCTCGTGTGGACGCACCTCAACCGGCTGATCCGCGAGCGCGACGTCGAGGCGATCATCCTGTGCGGGCCCGGCCACGGCGGCCCGGCTGCGGTGGCCAACGCCTGGCTCGAGGGCACCTACTCCGAGGTCTACCCGGCGATCGGTGAGGACCGCAGTGGGATGTCCCGGCTGTTCCGCCAGTTCTCCTTCCCCGGGGGCATCCCGAGCCACGTCGCCCCCGAGACGCCCGGCTCGATCCACGAGGGCGGCGAGCTCGGCTACGTGCTCTCCCACGCCTACGGCGCCGCGATGGACAACCCCGACCTCGTGGTGACCGCGGTGGTCGGCGACGGAGAGTTCGAGACCGGCCCGCTGGCGACGAGCTGGCACGGCAACAAGTTCGTCGACCCCGTCCATGACGGCGCGGTGCTGCCGATCCTGAGCCTCAACGGCTGGAAGATCGCCAACCCCACCGTCCCCGCGCGCATCCACCGCGACGAGCTCGAGAGCCTGCTGCGCGGCTTCGGTCACCACGTGATCACCGTCGAAGGCGACGATCCGGCCGACGTGCACCGCCAGATGGCCGCCGCGATGGACGAGGCGCACGACATGATCCGCGAGATCTGGCGCGCCGCCCGCGAGGACGGCGACGTCGAGCGGCGGCCGTGGCCGATGATCCTGCTCGTCACGCCGAAGGGCTGGACCGGTCCCCGGGAGGTCGACGGCAAGCAGGTCGAGGGCACCTGGCGGGCCCACCAGGTGCCGCTCGCCGGCACCCGCGAGAACGACGCCCACCGCGCGCAGCTCGAGGAGTGGCTGCGCTCCTACCGTCCCGACGAGCTCTTCGACTCCGAGGGCACGCCCGTCGAGGCGGTGCGCGCCCTGGCGCCGTCCGGCAACCGGAGGATGAGCGCCAACCCGCACGCCAACGGCGGACTGCTCAAGCGTCCGCTCCGCCTGCCCGACTGGCGTACGTCCGCCGTCGGGGTGGAGCGGCCTGGCGGGTCCATCCACGAGCCGACCCGCGTGCTCGGGCAGTGGCTCGTCGGCGTGGTGCGCGACAACGACACCAACTTCCGCATCTTCGGCCCTGACGAGACCGCATCCAACCGCCTCGACGCCGTCTACGAGGTCACCGACAAGGTCTGGGCTGCCGACATCCTCCCCGTCGACGAGCACCTCGCCCACTCCGGCCGCGTGCTGGAGATCCTCTCCGAGCACACCTGCCAGGGCTGGCTGGAGGGCTACCTGCTCACCGGCCGGCACGGGCTGTTCAGCTGCTACGAGGCGTTCATCCACATCGTCGACTCGATGCTCAACCAGCACGCGAAGTGGCTCAAGACCACCCGCGAGATCGAGTGGCGCCCGCGCATCGCGAGCCTCAACTACCTGCTGAGCTCGCACGTGTGGCGCCAGGACCACAACGGCTTCTCCCACCAGGACCCCGGCTTCATCGACCACGTGGTCAACAAGAAGGCCGAGGTCGTGCGCGTCTACCTGCCGCCGGACGCCAACACCCTGCTCTCGACGATGTCGCACTGCTTCGAGAGCGAGCACTACGTCAACGTCGTCGTCGCCGGCAAGCAGCCCACCTTCGACTGGCTCGACGCCGAGCAGGCCGACCTGCACTGCGCGCGCGGGCTCGGCATCTGGGACTGGGCCTCGAACGACGACGGCGAGCCCGACGTGGTCGTGGCGGCGGCGGGCGACGTGCCCACCGTCGAGGCGCTGGCCGCGGTCTCCCTCCTCCGCGAGCACCTCCCCGAGCTGCGCGTGCGCTTCGTCAACGTCGTCGACCTGATGCGGCTGCAGGACGAGCGCGAGCACCCGCACGGCCTGAGCGGGCGCGACTTCGACACGTTGTTCACCACCGACAAGCCGGTGATCTTCGCCTACCACGGCTATCCCTGGCTCATCCACCGGCTGACCTACCGGCGCACCAACCACGACAACATCCACGTCCGCGGCTACAAGGAGGAGGGCACGACCACCACGCCGTTCGACATGGTGATGATGAACGACACCGACCGCTACCACCTGGTCATGGACGTCATCGACCGCGTGCCCGGGCTCGGTCAGCGGGCCGCCTCCGTGCACCAGCTGATGGCCGACACCCGCCGCCGCGCCCGCCAGTGGACGCGCGAGCACGGCGACGACCTGCCCGAGGTGCGCGACTGGCGGTGGGATCCGGCCGCCGACCCGCGCCGGGGTGCCTCGCCGTCCACCACCGCCGAACCCGACACGAGCGCGGACAACCTCTAA
- a CDS encoding sterol carrier family protein — protein sequence MPARLKVLTPDQLATAEAAGDTRALVKHYLAVLEVRAPGRSVEVRVPPYAAVQVVPGVRHTRGTPPAVVETDADTWLAVATGRTTWAEALDSGAVAASGERTDLSPYLPLRD from the coding sequence GTGCCTGCCCGACTGAAGGTCCTCACGCCCGACCAGCTCGCCACGGCGGAGGCCGCGGGTGACACCCGGGCGCTCGTCAAGCACTACCTCGCGGTCCTCGAGGTGCGCGCCCCGGGCCGCTCCGTCGAGGTCCGGGTGCCGCCCTACGCCGCGGTCCAGGTCGTGCCCGGCGTGCGGCACACGCGCGGCACGCCGCCGGCGGTCGTCGAGACCGACGCCGACACCTGGCTGGCCGTGGCCACCGGGCGTACGACCTGGGCCGAGGCGCTCGACTCCGGCGCCGTGGCCGCGAGCGGCGAGCGGACCGACCTGTCGCCCTACCTCCCGCTGCGCGACTGA
- a CDS encoding prolyl oligopeptidase family serine peptidase — protein sequence MPSGPERITYGPDPSQWVDLHVPAGEGRGLVVVIHGGFWKARYGADYGAPLAEDLAARGWSAANVEYRRVGNGGGFPETLDDVHAAIGAVAAHARGPVVTLGHSAGGHLATWAGARTRFGRWANGPALTHVVSQAGVLDLRSALADRLGDGAATAFLGDPDEAAYEQADPLAQVPLDVPVWAVHARDDDTVPFSQAEAYVAAATAAGAEARLVEVTGGHFGVIDTDSDAWAACVRVLDTIG from the coding sequence GTGCCCAGCGGACCCGAGCGGATCACCTACGGCCCCGACCCCAGCCAGTGGGTCGACCTCCACGTCCCGGCGGGCGAGGGCCGCGGACTGGTCGTCGTGATCCACGGTGGCTTCTGGAAGGCCCGGTACGGCGCCGACTACGGCGCCCCGTTGGCCGAGGACCTGGCAGCGCGCGGCTGGTCGGCGGCCAACGTCGAGTACCGCCGCGTCGGCAACGGCGGGGGCTTCCCCGAGACCCTCGACGACGTCCATGCGGCCATCGGCGCGGTCGCGGCCCACGCCCGCGGCCCCGTCGTCACGCTGGGCCATTCCGCGGGTGGCCACCTCGCCACGTGGGCGGGGGCGCGCACCCGCTTCGGGCGCTGGGCGAACGGCCCGGCACTGACCCACGTCGTGAGCCAGGCCGGGGTGCTCGACCTCCGCTCGGCGCTCGCGGACCGCCTCGGCGACGGAGCCGCGACGGCGTTCCTCGGCGATCCGGACGAGGCGGCCTACGAGCAGGCCGACCCGCTGGCCCAGGTGCCGCTCGACGTCCCGGTGTGGGCGGTGCACGCGCGCGACGACGACACCGTCCCGTTCAGCCAGGCCGAGGCCTACGTGGCGGCGGCGACCGCGGCAGGCGCCGAGGCGAGGCTCGTCGAGGTCACCGGCGGCCACTTCGGCGTCATCGACACCGACAGCGACGCGTGGGCCGCCTGTGTGCGGGTGCTCGACACCATCGGCTGA
- a CDS encoding YafY family protein, with protein sequence MSTSERMLRLLSLLQTHRYWPGPELSERLEVSPRTVRRDVDRLRELGYTVDAVRGAAGGYQLRAGASLPPLLLEDEEAVAIAVGLRTAAVGAVGGTDDWSVQALSKVLSLMPPRLRRQMDAVASQTETPGPWEGAPVVDATVLTTLAQACRDSELLHFDYAAHEAEVTHRRVEPLRLVSLGRRWYLVAYDRDRGDWRSFRLDRVTDPEPTGQRFRPRDLPAEDALAFVQQGIRRMPQRHAVRARVAMPADDLAAQVGRWGTVTPDGEGCVLEMNVDDLGWPVMVLAGRGAEFTVESPADLAERVAEVGARFSRAAGGR encoded by the coding sequence ATGAGCACGAGCGAGCGGATGCTGCGGCTGCTGTCCCTGCTCCAGACCCACCGCTACTGGCCGGGCCCGGAGCTGTCCGAGCGGCTCGAGGTGAGCCCGCGGACCGTCCGGCGCGACGTCGACCGGCTGCGCGAGCTCGGCTACACCGTCGACGCGGTGCGCGGGGCGGCCGGCGGCTACCAGCTGCGCGCCGGCGCCTCGCTGCCGCCGCTGCTGCTCGAGGACGAGGAGGCCGTCGCGATCGCCGTCGGCCTCCGCACGGCCGCGGTGGGCGCGGTGGGCGGGACCGACGACTGGTCGGTGCAGGCCCTCTCCAAGGTGCTGTCCCTGATGCCTCCGCGGCTGCGTCGGCAGATGGACGCGGTCGCCTCGCAGACCGAGACGCCGGGTCCGTGGGAGGGGGCGCCCGTCGTCGACGCGACCGTGCTCACCACCCTCGCCCAGGCCTGCCGCGACAGCGAGCTGCTGCACTTCGACTACGCCGCCCACGAGGCCGAGGTGACCCACCGCCGCGTCGAGCCGTTGCGGCTGGTCTCGCTCGGTCGGCGGTGGTACCTCGTGGCCTACGACCGCGACCGCGGCGACTGGCGCAGCTTCCGGCTCGACCGGGTCACCGATCCCGAGCCCACCGGCCAGCGGTTCCGTCCGCGCGACCTGCCGGCCGAGGACGCGCTCGCCTTCGTGCAGCAGGGCATCCGGCGGATGCCCCAGCGCCACGCCGTACGCGCGCGGGTGGCGATGCCGGCCGACGACCTCGCCGCGCAGGTCGGGCGGTGGGGCACCGTCACCCCCGACGGCGAGGGCTGCGTGCTGGAGATGAACGTCGACGACCTGGGCTGGCCGGTCATGGTGCTGGCCGGCCGCGGCGCCGAGTTCACGGTCGAGTCGCCGGCCGACCTGGCCGAGCGGGTGGCCGAGGTGGGCGCCCGCTTCTCCCGCGCCGCCGGGGGGCGCTAG
- a CDS encoding ATP-binding cassette domain-containing protein yields the protein MTHHHTGPAIVTRGLTRHFTSRKHTVEAVQDLDLEIGQGELVAFLGPNGAGKSTTLRMLTTLIAPTAGSASVAGHDVVSAQRDVRRAIGFVGQGNGAGHRQLGRDELVSQGRAHGLSRADARRRAEELVEELDLAAVADRKVSSLSGGQRRRLDIAMGLVHLPRVLFLDEPSTGLDPQNRANLQELVRRLHAESGSTVVLTTHYLEEADALAGRVIVVDHGRMIADDTAARLKSGLGDLVRLGFGSPADSARASARLERVPDARVEIGADGVDLRVKDGSAMVGDLLADLAADGVAPLRVEVARPTLDDVFLDLTGRSLRETQSTPGADAASAQTESEVAA from the coding sequence ATGACTCACCACCACACCGGACCGGCGATCGTGACCCGTGGCCTGACGCGCCACTTCACCTCGCGCAAGCACACGGTCGAGGCCGTCCAGGACCTCGACCTCGAGATCGGGCAGGGCGAGCTGGTCGCCTTCCTCGGCCCCAACGGGGCGGGCAAGTCGACCACGCTCCGCATGCTCACCACGCTCATCGCCCCGACCGCGGGCTCGGCGAGCGTCGCCGGGCACGACGTCGTGAGCGCCCAGCGCGACGTACGCCGCGCCATCGGCTTCGTCGGCCAGGGCAACGGCGCCGGGCACCGCCAGCTCGGCCGCGACGAGCTCGTCAGCCAGGGCCGGGCGCACGGCCTCTCGCGCGCCGACGCCCGTCGCCGGGCCGAGGAGCTCGTCGAGGAGCTCGACCTCGCCGCGGTCGCCGACCGCAAGGTCTCCTCCCTCTCGGGCGGGCAGCGGCGTCGGCTCGACATCGCGATGGGGCTGGTCCACCTGCCCCGCGTGCTCTTCCTCGACGAGCCCTCCACCGGGCTCGACCCGCAGAACCGGGCCAACCTTCAGGAGCTCGTGAGGCGCCTGCACGCCGAGAGCGGCAGCACCGTCGTGCTCACCACCCACTACCTCGAGGAGGCCGACGCGCTCGCCGGCCGGGTGATCGTGGTCGACCACGGTCGGATGATCGCCGACGACACCGCCGCCCGGCTCAAGAGCGGGCTCGGCGACCTGGTGCGCCTGGGCTTCGGGTCGCCCGCCGACTCGGCCCGGGCCTCCGCCCGGCTGGAACGGGTCCCCGACGCCCGCGTCGAGATCGGCGCCGACGGCGTGGACCTGCGGGTCAAGGACGGCTCCGCCATGGTCGGCGACCTGCTCGCCGACCTGGCCGCCGACGGCGTCGCGCCGCTGCGGGTGGAGGTCGCCCGACCGACCCTCGACGACGTCTTCCTCGACCTCACCGGGCGCAGCCTGCGCGAGACCCAGTCCACCCCCGGCGCGGACGCCGCGTCCGCCCAGACCGAGAGCGAGGTCGCGGCATGA